The genomic stretch ACCTCGCGGCAGGGCAAAGTACGTTTATGGTGGAAATGCTTGAAGCGAACTACGCGATAACGCGTGCTACGCAAGATAGCTTGATCTTATTAGATGAAATTGGTCGAGGCACTTCAACGTATGACGGCATGGCGCTTGCGCAGTCAATCATTGAATATGTGCATAGCGAAGTACGAGCGAAAACGCTGTTTTCCACGCACTACCATGAGCTGACAACGCTTGAGGAAGATCTTGATCGCGTAAAGAATGTACACGTTAAAGCGGTAGAAGAAAAGGGAAGAGTTGTTTTCCTACACCGCGTGCATGATGGATCTGCAGATAAAAGTTACGGCATTCATGTGGCGCAGCTTGCGAACTTACCTGATGCGCTCATTCAGCGTGCGGAAGCGATATTAGCTGAGTTTGAAGCAGAGCCAGATGTTGCGAAAGCGCCAAAATCCCCTGTGGAGAAGAAGGAAACGGTGGAAGAAGACGAAGCGCAGCTTGCCTTCTTCGATCAGGCGGAAGATAAGAAAAAGCCTGCTCGTACGTCAGGAGAAAAAGCGATTCTCGATCGACTGAAATCCGTGGATATTATGGAAATGACGCCGATGGATGCGATCAATACGCTATATGAATTAAAGAAGCACTTAAAGTCTTAGAGAAAGGGTGAGGAAGATGGGAAAGATCGTACAGCTTGATGATCAGCTTTCAAACAAAATAGCTGCCGGTGAAGTGGTGGAAAGGCCGGCCTCTGTTGTGAAGGAACTTGTGGAGAATGCGATTGATGCAGAAAGCAGTGAAATCACAATTGAAATTGAAGAGGGCGGTCTTTCCAAAATTCGCATTGTAGACAACGGAAGCGGCATGGATGAGGAAGACTGCAAACTCGCTTTCTTTCGTCATGCGACGAGTAAAATCAAAAATGAGCGTGACTTGTTTCAAATTGAAACGCTCGGCTTCCGTGGAGAAGCTCTTCCAAGTATCGCGGCGGTGTCTCACTTAGAACTGAAAACCTCTACGGGAGATGCGGCCGGAACGTACGTCAAAATTGAAGCAGGGAAAGTAGCTGAATTTAAAGCGACCGATAGTCGAAAAGGAACGGAAATGACGATTACGGGTTTGTTTTACAACACCCCAGCTCGCTTAAAACACATGAAAACCGTTCATACCGAGCTTGCGAACGTGGCGGACGTCATCAACCGACAGGCAATGGCTCATCCTGATATCGCTTTTCGCTTCTTTCATAATGGGAAGAAGCTGTTATCAACGACAGGAAACGGCGATCTTCTGCAAGTGATTGCAGCGATCTATGGCTATAATACTGCGCGTAAAATGCTCCCTTTGAAGGCAGAGACAATTGATTTTTCTGTTAGCGGCTATGCGGCAAAGCCAGAGTTAACGCGTGCTTCTCGTCAATATATTTCACTCATTATTAACGGGCGGTACATTAAGAACTTTCCGATATCAAAAGGGATACAGCAGGGATACCATACGCTGCTTCCAATCGGACGCTATCCGATTGTTGTGCTTCATATTAAAATGAACCCAACGCTCATTGATGTGAACGTACATCCGTCAAAGTTGGAAGCGCGGATTAGTAAAGAACAGGACCTCGCGCTCGCCATTGAAAATGCGATTAAAGGGATATTCAAACAAATTGAACTGATTCCTGAGCAAGCTCCTCCAAAGAAAAAAGAGGAGGAAAGCGAGCAGCCGGCATTCCAGTTTCAACACAATGTTCAAGAAAAAGAGCCGGAAGAAATACCGATTCGGCGGGAATGGACGCCAGAGAAGGTGGAACATTCGGAAGAGCAGTCGAAGCCGCAGAATGATTTCCTTCAACCTTTTAGTATAAAGGAAGAAATTCAAACTGAGCAATACGAGTCGATGACTTCTACAAAACATTCCCAGCGACCAGAAACCCGAGACGAGCTCGAGATGGCCATGGACTATGTAAAAGAGACTAATAATGATTCACGTATTCCGCCGCTTTATCCGATCGGTCAAATGCACGGAACGTATATCCTAGCTCAGAATGAGAATGGGCTCTATATTATTGATCAGCACGCCGCGCAGGAGCGAATAAAGTACGAGTTCTACCGAGAAAAAGTTGGCGAGATCGATCCTGTTGTACAGGAGCTTCTCGTTCCAATTACGCTCGAATACAACACATCGGAGTCTGCGATCATTGATAGTCGGATGGATGATCTTGCGAAGGTGGGCGTTTTCTTAGAATCATTTGGACCGAATAGTTATATGGTGAGCGCTCATCCAGTTTGGTTCCCTAAAGGGGCTGAACAAAATACGATTGAGGAATTGATTCAGGAAGTCGTTGATAACCGTCGAATTGACGTGAAGAAGCTACGTGAGGAAGCGGCGATCATGATGTCCTGTAAGAAGTCGATTAAAGCTAATCGTCATTTACGTGATGACGAAGTGTTCACGCTTTTAGAGACACTTAGACAATCCATTGACCCGTATACCTGTCCACACGGGCGACCAATCATTATTCATTACTCCACCTATGAGATGGAAAAAATGTTTAAGCGGGTTATGTAACGAGCACAATGAAATGAGAAAAGAATGCAGGAAAGTACGTGAGAGTGATGACTAAACAAAAACTAGTAACGGTTCTAGGTCCTACTGCGGTTGGGAAAACAAAAACAAGCATTGAACTTGCGAAGGCG from Bacillus sp. Cs-700 encodes the following:
- the mutL gene encoding DNA mismatch repair endonuclease MutL, with the protein product MGKIVQLDDQLSNKIAAGEVVERPASVVKELVENAIDAESSEITIEIEEGGLSKIRIVDNGSGMDEEDCKLAFFRHATSKIKNERDLFQIETLGFRGEALPSIAAVSHLELKTSTGDAAGTYVKIEAGKVAEFKATDSRKGTEMTITGLFYNTPARLKHMKTVHTELANVADVINRQAMAHPDIAFRFFHNGKKLLSTTGNGDLLQVIAAIYGYNTARKMLPLKAETIDFSVSGYAAKPELTRASRQYISLIINGRYIKNFPISKGIQQGYHTLLPIGRYPIVVLHIKMNPTLIDVNVHPSKLEARISKEQDLALAIENAIKGIFKQIELIPEQAPPKKKEEESEQPAFQFQHNVQEKEPEEIPIRREWTPEKVEHSEEQSKPQNDFLQPFSIKEEIQTEQYESMTSTKHSQRPETRDELEMAMDYVKETNNDSRIPPLYPIGQMHGTYILAQNENGLYIIDQHAAQERIKYEFYREKVGEIDPVVQELLVPITLEYNTSESAIIDSRMDDLAKVGVFLESFGPNSYMVSAHPVWFPKGAEQNTIEELIQEVVDNRRIDVKKLREEAAIMMSCKKSIKANRHLRDDEVFTLLETLRQSIDPYTCPHGRPIIIHYSTYEMEKMFKRVM